One genomic window of Notamacropus eugenii isolate mMacEug1 chromosome 6, mMacEug1.pri_v2, whole genome shotgun sequence includes the following:
- the CLDN10 gene encoding claudin-10 isoform X1 — MASTASEIIAFMVAISGWVLVSSTLPTDYWKVSTIDGTVITTATYWANLWKTCVTDSTGVSNCKDFPSMLALDGYIQACRGLMIAAVSLGFFASIFALFGMKCTKVGGSDKAKAKIACLAGTVFILSGLCSMTGCSLYANKITTEFFDPLYVEQKYELGAALFIGWAGASLCIIGGVIFCFSISDNSKTPRMAYTYNGATSVLSSRTKYHSGEGDFKNISPPKQFDKNAYV, encoded by the exons ATGGCGAGTACAGCCTCAGAGATCATCGCCTTCATGGTAGCTATCTCGGGATGGGTGCTGGTCTCCTCCACGCTGCCCACCGACTACTGGAAGGTGTCCACCATCGATGGCACGGTCATCACCACCGCCACCTATTGGGCCAACCTGTGGAAGACCTGTGTTACCGACTCGACGGGTGTCTCTAACTGCAAGGACTTCCCCTCCATGCTGGCTCTGGACG GTTATATCCAAGCGTGCAGGGGACTGATGATCGCTGCTGTCAGTCTGGGATTTTTTGCTTCCATATTTGCGCTGTTTGGAATGAAGTGTACAAAGGTTGGAGGCTCAGATAAAGCCAAAGCTAAAATTGCTTGTTTGGCTGGAACTGTATTCATTCTTTCAG GACTGTGCTCTATGACAGGCTGTTCCCTCTATGCAAACAAAATCACCACCGAGTTCTTTGATCCTCTTTATGTTGAACAAAA ATATGAACTAGGAGCTGCTTTGTTCATTGGATGGGCAGGAGCTTCACTCTGCATAATTGGTGGTGTTATATTTTGCTTCTCGATATCTGACAATAGTAAAACACCCAG AATGGCATATACATACAATGGAGCCACATCTGTTTTGTCTTCTCGGACAAAGTACCACAGTggagaaggagattttaaaaacataagCCCTCCAAAACAGTTTGATAAAAATGCCTATGTCTAA